Proteins encoded within one genomic window of Mesorhizobium sp. B2-1-8:
- a CDS encoding aspartate aminotransferase family protein: protein MPVPASSQTTQAAAFPPGPLSHALFERAHAVFPDGTTRVTIERDPVPRYIARAEGAYLTDVDGRRFLDLNLNFTTLIHGHGFEPVRAAVESQMRNGTCFANPTEAEVELASLLCTRVPRLERIRFVNTGTEAVMFAIKAARAFTGRSRIAKIEGAYHGAYDWVEVAQASVPDNWGPPDRPAATPYYRGMPASVLDDVVVLRFNDPAGARQLLSRHGSDIAAVLIDPMPSRAGLIAPAPEFVSALQEMAREHGILIISDEVLNFRQDYRGAAARYGLQPDLFALGKIIGGGFPIGAIGGLGDVMSVFDGSRGRPLLPQGGTFSANPISMVAGHAAMEALDQIAFARLERLGDGLRSRLVDAIARANAPLSITGAASLFRLHPKPTPPREFREAHLSPAEAKVMKEMSRFFAANGIVLPVGAAACLSTSMGEAEVDAIADALETFLAENSALLEEIS from the coding sequence ATCCCTGTTCCGGCCAGTTCACAAACGACGCAAGCAGCCGCGTTCCCACCTGGACCGCTTTCACATGCGTTGTTTGAACGCGCTCATGCCGTCTTCCCGGATGGCACGACACGCGTCACCATCGAACGGGATCCGGTGCCCCGCTACATTGCCCGCGCAGAGGGAGCCTATCTGACCGATGTCGACGGAAGACGCTTCCTTGACCTCAATCTGAACTTCACCACGCTCATTCACGGGCATGGTTTTGAACCGGTGCGCGCAGCCGTCGAAAGCCAAATGAGGAACGGCACCTGCTTTGCCAACCCTACGGAGGCGGAAGTCGAGCTCGCCTCCCTATTATGCACCCGCGTGCCTCGGCTCGAGCGCATCCGCTTCGTCAATACAGGCACGGAAGCCGTCATGTTCGCCATCAAGGCAGCCCGCGCGTTCACCGGACGATCCCGGATCGCCAAGATCGAAGGCGCCTATCACGGTGCCTATGATTGGGTGGAGGTCGCTCAGGCAAGCGTGCCGGATAACTGGGGACCCCCAGATCGCCCGGCGGCGACGCCTTATTACCGCGGCATGCCGGCTTCGGTGCTCGACGATGTGGTGGTGCTTCGGTTCAACGATCCAGCTGGAGCGCGTCAGTTGCTGTCCCGGCACGGCAGTGACATCGCCGCCGTGCTGATCGATCCGATGCCGAGCCGTGCCGGGCTGATCGCTCCCGCACCGGAATTCGTTTCCGCGCTCCAGGAAATGGCACGCGAGCACGGGATTCTCATTATCAGCGATGAGGTCCTCAATTTTCGTCAGGACTATCGCGGCGCAGCGGCGCGCTATGGCCTTCAGCCGGACCTGTTCGCCTTGGGTAAGATTATCGGAGGCGGCTTCCCGATTGGAGCGATTGGTGGTCTGGGCGACGTCATGAGCGTGTTCGACGGCAGCCGCGGCCGCCCGTTGCTTCCGCAAGGGGGGACATTTTCCGCGAACCCGATCTCGATGGTGGCTGGCCACGCCGCGATGGAGGCCCTCGATCAGATTGCCTTCGCCCGGCTTGAACGGTTGGGTGACGGACTGCGCAGCCGTTTGGTGGACGCCATTGCACGGGCAAATGCGCCGCTTAGCATTACCGGGGCGGCTTCGCTCTTCCGCCTTCACCCGAAGCCGACGCCTCCGCGCGAATTCCGGGAAGCGCATTTGAGCCCTGCCGAAGCCAAGGTCATGAAAGAGATGTCGCGATTTTTCGCGGCAAACGGCATCGTTCTGCCAGTTGGCGCGGCGGCCTGTCTTTCGACGTCCATGGGCGAAGCGGAGGTCGATGCGATCGCCGACGCCCTTGAAACATTCCTTGCCGAAAATTCCGCGCTCCTTGAGGAGATATCGTAA
- a CDS encoding GntR family transcriptional regulator produces the protein MFAAPKKGKETLLGDLAPIDRHSSLGESAYATLKDSLIRGAMQPGTKLTLRSVAQVLGVSTTPARDAITRLIGEGGLINAGPKTVIVPYLSLPDLDEITAIRLSLEGLAAEQASNHVTEAEIHELENLQERINRGLDEGRYTEVLDANKDFHFLIYRRSGMRRLVTIIESLWLRMGPAFNGLYPEFAQSRTGVSNHLWALRGLHDRDPAAVRAAIENDIRSGYRRLSSQLAAVGEQDGGSIS, from the coding sequence ATGTTTGCTGCGCCAAAAAAAGGCAAGGAAACGCTTCTGGGCGATCTTGCGCCGATTGATCGGCACAGCAGCCTTGGCGAGAGCGCCTACGCGACTTTGAAAGACTCGCTCATTCGAGGAGCGATGCAGCCAGGCACCAAGCTTACGCTTCGTTCGGTCGCCCAAGTCCTCGGGGTCAGCACCACCCCGGCGCGTGATGCAATCACCAGACTGATCGGCGAAGGAGGGCTCATCAACGCCGGCCCTAAAACCGTCATCGTGCCTTATCTGAGCCTTCCAGACCTCGACGAGATCACGGCAATTCGCCTTTCCCTGGAGGGCCTGGCGGCCGAGCAGGCCTCCAACCACGTGACCGAGGCGGAGATCCATGAATTGGAAAACCTACAGGAGCGCATCAATCGTGGTCTGGACGAGGGGCGATACACTGAAGTTCTCGATGCCAATAAGGATTTTCACTTCCTGATCTATCGCCGCTCCGGCATGCGTCGGCTCGTTACCATCATTGAATCGTTATGGCTTCGCATGGGGCCGGCGTTCAACGGCCTCTATCCGGAGTTCGCGCAGTCGCGCACCGGCGTTTCCAACCATTTGTGGGCTTTGCGAGGATTGCATGACCGCGATCCCGCGGCGGTGCGAGCGGCAATCGAAAACGACATCCGCAGCGGCTACCGGCGCTTATCCTCGCAACTCGCTGCTGTCGGGGAGCAGGATGGAGGATCGATCTCCTAA
- a CDS encoding extracellular solute-binding protein: MGKLQIEGAPIDRRKMLSLAAEAVAAASVGLTLPELVMAAPVDELVERARQAGERQVVVAGGTGAYGDLVKKHFYLPFTEATGIEVVATGGGYGEKLAKLKAMASVGKVEWDVITLSVDSLAPDVTNLLRDLGDCADLPDVVSQGVDGSCLREGVMFDIGGGVLAFDKRSFPEGQAQPASWADFWDVKAFPGPRALPNIGNPWWSLIAALEADGVSRDALFPLDINRAFRKLDEIKPHVTVWWKSGDQSQQIFRTREVAMAMLFSGRAFRLRSEGIPLGISWNGAPLDAAFWAVTRAAQHPNAALALLDFIYTRPKAHAEFAAESFGSTAQRGALDFLPADAKLSSVLEPANWSNIVRVDRGWLAANREKVLQRWSTWIAS, translated from the coding sequence ATGGGCAAATTGCAAATCGAGGGGGCGCCGATAGACAGGCGCAAAATGCTTAGCCTGGCCGCTGAGGCGGTGGCGGCCGCGAGCGTTGGCCTGACATTGCCCGAGCTTGTCATGGCTGCCCCTGTGGATGAACTCGTCGAACGCGCACGCCAGGCTGGCGAGCGACAGGTGGTGGTGGCCGGCGGCACCGGCGCCTATGGGGATCTTGTCAAGAAACACTTCTATCTACCGTTCACGGAAGCCACGGGCATAGAGGTGGTCGCCACCGGCGGCGGCTATGGCGAGAAGCTCGCCAAGCTAAAGGCGATGGCATCGGTTGGAAAGGTCGAATGGGACGTCATTACCCTTTCGGTCGACTCGCTCGCCCCAGACGTCACGAACCTGCTTCGCGACCTTGGTGATTGCGCCGACTTGCCAGACGTTGTCAGCCAGGGTGTCGACGGTTCGTGTCTGCGTGAGGGCGTGATGTTTGATATCGGAGGCGGCGTCCTTGCTTTCGACAAACGCAGCTTTCCCGAAGGCCAGGCACAGCCGGCAAGCTGGGCGGATTTTTGGGATGTGAAGGCCTTCCCTGGACCGAGGGCGTTGCCGAACATCGGCAATCCGTGGTGGTCATTGATTGCGGCGCTTGAGGCGGATGGCGTGAGCCGAGATGCGCTGTTCCCGCTGGACATCAATCGCGCCTTTCGCAAGCTGGACGAGATCAAGCCGCACGTCACTGTATGGTGGAAGAGTGGCGACCAGAGCCAGCAGATCTTTCGCACGCGCGAAGTGGCGATGGCTATGCTGTTTTCGGGCCGCGCTTTCCGGCTGCGCAGCGAGGGAATTCCGCTCGGCATCAGCTGGAACGGTGCGCCTCTGGACGCGGCGTTTTGGGCCGTGACCAGAGCGGCTCAGCATCCAAACGCCGCGCTTGCGCTGCTCGATTTCATCTACACGCGACCGAAGGCGCATGCCGAATTCGCGGCGGAGTCTTTCGGCTCGACGGCGCAGCGCGGAGCCCTCGATTTCCTGCCAGCGGACGCCAAGCTTTCAAGCGTGCTGGAGCCAGCCAACTGGTCAAACATCGTTCGTGTCGACCGCGGATGGCTTGCCGCAAACCGCGAGAAGGTCTTGCAGCGCTGGAGCACGTGGATCGCGAGCTGA
- a CDS encoding ABC transporter ATP-binding protein, producing the protein MLSLNFGLFGGSRAVDGASVSVRGLGKRYGAVRAVKGLGIEVCSGEFLSLLGPSGSGKTTLLMMIAGFEMPTEGAIRIGDRDVTYVAPNRRNIGMVFQRYALFPHMTVADNVAFPLRMRKVVKAEIARRVADALALVQLQDFGKRLPSELSGGQQQRVAVARALVFEPPVLLMDEPLGALDKKLREQMQIEIKHLQRRLGVTVIYVTHDQEEALTMSDRIAVMRNGSLEQIGSPIALYDNPATPFVADFVGKTNFLEAVCHSCNGTGLEFGLGQSGFIHLKECPPTLPSPPRPGDKMRLAVRPEQIRILRPGDSDRPPLNGVVEAVIFVGSFRTFLVRLAGGELIHVQAGTDHGMAYPQEGERVGLTIPSQAVQVFPDRRQ; encoded by the coding sequence ATGTTGTCCCTGAACTTTGGACTTTTTGGAGGTAGCCGAGCAGTGGATGGAGCAAGTGTTTCAGTTCGGGGGCTAGGCAAGCGGTACGGCGCGGTTCGCGCCGTAAAGGGGCTGGGCATCGAGGTTTGTTCCGGCGAGTTCCTCTCGCTGCTGGGACCATCTGGGTCCGGCAAGACGACACTCCTTATGATGATTGCCGGCTTCGAGATGCCAACTGAGGGCGCGATCCGGATTGGCGATCGGGACGTGACCTATGTTGCGCCGAACCGGCGCAATATCGGCATGGTGTTCCAGCGATACGCGCTATTTCCCCACATGACGGTCGCCGATAACGTCGCCTTTCCGCTGCGCATGCGCAAAGTTGTGAAAGCCGAGATAGCGCGTCGCGTCGCCGACGCCCTCGCGCTGGTGCAACTTCAAGACTTTGGCAAACGTTTGCCGAGCGAGTTGTCGGGTGGCCAACAACAGCGCGTTGCGGTGGCGCGCGCTTTGGTGTTCGAGCCGCCCGTACTTCTCATGGATGAGCCGCTGGGCGCGCTCGACAAGAAGCTGCGTGAGCAGATGCAAATCGAAATAAAGCACCTGCAGCGGCGGTTGGGTGTGACCGTCATCTATGTGACTCACGATCAGGAGGAGGCGCTCACCATGTCGGACCGTATCGCAGTGATGCGCAACGGCTCGCTGGAGCAGATCGGTTCACCGATCGCGCTCTATGACAACCCCGCCACGCCATTTGTGGCGGATTTCGTCGGTAAGACGAACTTCCTGGAAGCTGTTTGTCACAGCTGCAACGGAACCGGTCTTGAGTTCGGCCTTGGCCAAAGCGGCTTCATTCACCTGAAAGAATGCCCGCCCACCCTGCCCTCGCCGCCCCGGCCAGGCGACAAAATGCGTCTGGCCGTGCGCCCGGAGCAGATACGAATCTTGCGTCCGGGAGACAGCGATAGGCCGCCGCTCAACGGCGTCGTTGAAGCCGTGATATTTGTCGGCTCATTCCGGACGTTTTTGGTGCGGCTTGCCGGAGGCGAGCTCATCCATGTCCAGGCCGGCACGGATCATGGCATGGCGTATCCGCAAGAAGGCGAGCGCGTCGGCCTGACCATACCAAGCCAGGCAGTGCAGGTCTTTCCTGATCGGAGGCAGTGA
- a CDS encoding ABC transporter permease — translation MHAKPSAEGSLGSRPTSAREYGPVLSLLLVSPLVLLLVGGFLYPVGKLFWGSIFVPEATFANYARILQEPLFLLVLWRTFEIAFVVTALALLLGYPVALAMARVPGRAAILIAACVLIPLWTSVLVRSYAWIMLLQRNGVVNNALIETGLTETPLRLLYTQGAVIAAMTQVLLPFMILPIYSVVRNIPDDLVRAARNLGAGSLQAFVRVTLPLSLPGVTAGVLITFILSLGFYITPALVGGPSTLMMATLIGQQTTELLDWPFAGALAAVLLAATLFLVVVFRRTLAFNKGFKLG, via the coding sequence ATGCACGCCAAACCGTCCGCGGAGGGTTCACTTGGGAGCCGCCCAACTTCGGCGAGGGAATATGGGCCGGTGCTGTCGCTGCTTCTCGTCAGTCCACTTGTCCTGCTTCTCGTCGGGGGTTTCCTCTATCCGGTCGGAAAGCTCTTTTGGGGCAGTATCTTCGTACCGGAAGCGACGTTTGCGAATTACGCGCGCATCCTGCAGGAGCCGCTTTTCCTGCTTGTCCTGTGGCGGACGTTCGAGATCGCCTTCGTCGTTACCGCTCTCGCCTTGCTGCTCGGTTATCCCGTGGCTCTGGCGATGGCGCGCGTTCCAGGGCGCGCGGCAATACTGATCGCCGCTTGCGTTCTCATCCCGTTGTGGACGAGCGTTCTCGTTCGCTCCTATGCCTGGATAATGCTCCTCCAGCGCAACGGGGTCGTGAATAACGCACTGATCGAGACAGGGCTGACAGAGACGCCTTTGCGGCTCCTCTATACACAAGGCGCCGTGATCGCGGCGATGACGCAGGTGCTGCTGCCCTTCATGATCTTGCCGATCTATTCGGTGGTCCGCAACATTCCCGACGACCTTGTAAGGGCGGCGCGCAATCTCGGCGCCGGCAGCCTCCAGGCCTTCGTTCGCGTGACGCTGCCGCTGAGCCTTCCCGGAGTCACCGCAGGAGTGCTCATCACCTTCATTTTGTCGCTCGGGTTCTACATAACGCCAGCGCTCGTTGGCGGGCCAAGCACGCTCATGATGGCTACTTTGATTGGCCAGCAGACGACGGAACTTCTTGACTGGCCGTTCGCAGGAGCGCTGGCCGCCGTTCTGCTCGCCGCCACACTTTTTCTGGTCGTCGTCTTCCGACGCACACTGGCCTTCAACAAGGGGTTCAAACTTGGCTAG
- a CDS encoding ABC transporter permease has product MVNSAAAFLAALAIGLVLFFLLLPTLIVIPMSVGTSPYIEFPPRGLTFKWYEAYFSDPDWMAATWFSVRIAVATTMSATVIGTLAAVALVRGRLPGKEILQAFTLAPLIVPHIVIAVALYLVFAPLGLTGSFYGFVIAHSMLAVPYVVITVSAALQRFDQNLELAALNCGATRLQAFLHVVLPNIRPGVAAGAVFAFLASFDEATVAFFISGIEGKTITRKMFEDIDFNLTPVIAAVSTVLTLVSLVLMSTIEIARQRSGNGRLG; this is encoded by the coding sequence ATCGTCAACAGTGCGGCAGCATTTCTTGCCGCGCTGGCGATCGGGCTGGTCCTGTTCTTCCTTCTGCTGCCGACGCTCATCGTCATCCCGATGTCTGTCGGCACCTCACCCTACATTGAGTTCCCGCCACGGGGGCTCACCTTCAAGTGGTACGAGGCGTATTTCAGCGATCCGGACTGGATGGCGGCTACCTGGTTCAGCGTTCGCATTGCGGTCGCGACAACAATGTCAGCCACGGTCATCGGAACGCTTGCTGCCGTCGCTTTGGTCCGGGGCCGGCTGCCTGGCAAGGAGATCCTGCAGGCGTTCACCCTGGCTCCGCTGATTGTTCCCCACATCGTCATAGCCGTGGCGCTCTATCTAGTCTTCGCCCCGCTTGGTCTGACCGGCAGTTTCTACGGGTTCGTCATTGCCCATTCGATGCTCGCGGTGCCCTATGTGGTGATCACGGTCAGCGCTGCCCTCCAGCGCTTTGACCAGAACCTCGAGCTGGCGGCGCTCAATTGCGGCGCCACGCGACTGCAGGCGTTCCTTCATGTCGTGCTGCCGAATATACGGCCCGGCGTCGCCGCGGGTGCCGTCTTCGCCTTCCTCGCCTCTTTCGATGAGGCAACTGTCGCCTTTTTCATTTCGGGGATCGAGGGCAAGACCATCACGCGCAAGATGTTCGAAGACATCGATTTCAATCTGACGCCGGTCATCGCGGCGGTTTCCACCGTTCTCACCCTCGTCTCGCTCGTCCTCATGAGCACGATCGAGATCGCGCGACAGCGCAGCGGGAACGGCCGCCTAGGCTGA
- a CDS encoding M81 family metallopeptidase, protein MPEPKHRPRKQLARPRILVGRFFHESHSFSPQITSSDRFEIRQGEGLIAHARLSGTTLGGIVNRTEELGYEAVPTVSAVAPPGGLVDHDFYVQIRDRLIALARQEKYDAIALELHGAMATAELPDAEGDLLTRLREGVGSHVPIGIGLDLHAHVTHSMLRSVDICIACKENPHSDVVSCGERVVDCVAAVLDGELEPVLTMAKVPMILPGAAETGAGPLAELHARARALAKGHPQIRDISLFNVYPHADDADIGQAVVVLTDGPSRLAHAVATELAQLFWSWRKHFRDDLLTIDGALDLVARDANRRPYILADMGDRVLAGAPGDSTAIIERALARGDCLRGAIPLTDPESVETATTAGPGAHVTLAMGGRMTPGFAPLTVSGFVADVGDGRFVITGPFGAGEESSLGRTAVFVVDDRLSVLLTSKPGFTHDPAAFVSQGIDVAAQDFVVVKSGYHFKLNFAGIGTPLSVATPGIGYYTPRLLQRKKARFWPEHKIPAPQIRTVVYGKSVRVATALSDR, encoded by the coding sequence ATGCCCGAACCGAAACATCGCCCCAGGAAACAATTGGCCCGTCCACGTATCCTAGTCGGGCGCTTCTTTCATGAATCGCACAGTTTTAGCCCGCAGATTACTTCGAGCGACCGTTTCGAAATCAGGCAGGGCGAAGGGCTGATTGCACACGCAAGGCTGTCCGGGACCACCCTTGGCGGCATCGTCAATCGGACCGAGGAACTTGGTTACGAGGCGGTCCCCACGGTTTCGGCCGTTGCTCCACCCGGCGGTCTCGTGGATCACGACTTTTATGTTCAGATTCGCGACAGGCTGATCGCTCTGGCACGCCAGGAGAAATACGACGCCATCGCGCTTGAATTGCATGGCGCCATGGCAACGGCCGAACTTCCCGACGCGGAAGGGGATCTTCTTACGCGATTGCGCGAGGGGGTTGGATCGCATGTTCCGATTGGTATCGGCCTCGATCTGCACGCCCACGTCACGCATTCCATGCTGCGGTCGGTCGACATCTGCATTGCATGCAAGGAGAACCCGCATTCCGACGTGGTTTCCTGTGGCGAGCGCGTTGTCGACTGCGTGGCAGCCGTTCTCGATGGTGAGCTTGAGCCGGTTCTCACCATGGCCAAGGTACCCATGATCCTGCCGGGTGCTGCTGAAACCGGTGCCGGCCCGCTTGCCGAGCTTCATGCGCGTGCGCGGGCCCTTGCCAAGGGGCATCCGCAGATCCGGGACATCTCCCTGTTCAATGTCTATCCTCATGCCGACGACGCCGATATTGGCCAGGCAGTGGTCGTGCTGACGGATGGTCCGAGTAGGCTGGCGCATGCGGTTGCGACAGAACTCGCCCAGCTCTTTTGGTCCTGGCGCAAGCATTTTCGGGACGATCTTCTTACGATCGATGGTGCCCTTGATCTCGTTGCGCGAGATGCCAACCGGCGCCCATACATTCTCGCCGACATGGGCGATCGGGTTCTGGCCGGAGCGCCTGGCGACAGCACAGCGATTATCGAACGGGCGCTGGCTCGCGGCGATTGCCTTCGCGGTGCCATACCGCTGACTGATCCTGAGAGTGTCGAGACCGCCACAACGGCCGGGCCCGGCGCGCATGTCACGCTCGCCATGGGCGGGCGCATGACACCGGGGTTCGCGCCTCTTACGGTTTCCGGTTTTGTCGCAGACGTAGGTGACGGCCGCTTCGTGATAACGGGACCGTTCGGTGCCGGCGAAGAGTCGTCTCTCGGGCGAACCGCGGTGTTCGTTGTCGATGACCGGCTAAGCGTCCTGCTGACAAGCAAGCCGGGCTTCACCCACGACCCGGCAGCTTTTGTAAGCCAGGGCATCGATGTCGCGGCCCAGGATTTCGTCGTGGTGAAATCCGGCTATCACTTCAAGCTGAATTTTGCCGGGATAGGCACGCCGCTGAGCGTCGCAACGCCGGGAATTGGCTACTACACCCCAAGGCTACTGCAACGGAAGAAGGCCAGGTTCTGGCCCGAACACAAGATCCCTGCCCCTCAGATCAGGACTGTTGTATATGGCAAATCCGTGAGGGTGGCGACAGCACTGAGCGACCGTTAA
- a CDS encoding nucleotidyltransferase and HEPN domain-containing protein, with the protein MKTSIDHLPEHKQGELGRIVDILHEEFDDALDNGTAEFKKKGRILKIILFGSYARGDWVDEPHTMKGYRSDYDLLIVINNRKLADFAYWYKAKDRLIRDRGIKTPTSFITHSRREVNTALREGQYFFTDIRRDGIVLYELDEEPLAEPKAITPAAAYKFAEEHFDDRIPGARDFLDAFRFALEKGRLKNASFQLHQAIENTYAALLLVFTNYSPPSHKLTFLRALAEEQDRRLAEAWPRDQQRYRAWFNTLNEAYVKARYSKHYAISEEALVWLGGRTADLHRLVEEICQAHLTRLKEAAGG; encoded by the coding sequence ATGAAGACCAGCATCGATCATCTGCCTGAGCACAAGCAGGGCGAACTCGGCCGGATCGTCGATATCCTGCACGAGGAGTTCGACGATGCGCTGGACAACGGCACGGCCGAGTTCAAGAAAAAGGGCCGTATCCTGAAGATCATCCTGTTCGGTTCCTATGCGCGCGGCGACTGGGTCGACGAGCCGCATACGATGAAAGGCTACCGATCGGACTACGACTTGCTCATCGTCATCAACAACCGCAAGCTTGCCGACTTCGCCTACTGGTACAAGGCAAAGGACCGGCTCATACGCGACAGGGGCATCAAGACGCCGACCAGCTTCATCACACATTCACGGCGAGAGGTGAACACGGCGCTGCGCGAGGGACAGTATTTCTTCACCGATATTCGCCGCGACGGCATCGTGCTCTACGAGCTCGACGAAGAGCCGCTCGCCGAGCCGAAGGCGATTACGCCCGCGGCTGCCTATAAGTTTGCCGAAGAGCATTTTGATGATCGCATACCTGGCGCACGGGACTTTCTTGACGCCTTTCGGTTTGCGCTGGAGAAAGGACGGCTGAAGAACGCATCTTTTCAGCTACATCAGGCAATTGAGAACACCTATGCAGCTCTTCTCTTAGTGTTCACAAATTACAGTCCGCCATCGCACAAACTCACATTCCTCCGGGCGCTTGCAGAGGAGCAAGACCGGCGGCTCGCCGAAGCATGGCCGCGCGACCAGCAGCGCTACCGCGCGTGGTTCAACACACTCAACGAAGCCTATGTCAAAGCCCGCTACTCCAAGCATTACGCGATCAGTGAGGAAGCGCTTGTCTGGCTCGGCGGGCGCACCGCCGATCTGCACCGGCTCGTCGAAGAGATCTGCCAAGCCCACCTGACACGGCTGAAGGAAGCCGCCGGCGGTTGA